The following are encoded in a window of Gramella sp. MT6 genomic DNA:
- a CDS encoding cell division protein ZapE codes for MENPSKIMEGGVEYSLGKFDGQSVKYDFPKILVYLGAKGKLLFGKRFKIYKGDKEILLKLCSYFIKDPINCKKYEIDPNKGLLLSGPVGCGKTSLMKLLPNLVPHQRKYAVMPCRNIVFAFNHLGYKTIEDYGESGVFCFDDMGVEPIGRHYGKDCNVIGEILLSRYELFLHTPLKTHGTTNLNADELEEKYGERVRSRMRELFNLIAFEQNTPDKRK; via the coding sequence ATGGAGAACCCCTCTAAAATCATGGAAGGTGGCGTGGAATATTCGCTGGGCAAATTCGACGGGCAATCTGTAAAATATGATTTTCCAAAGATCTTGGTTTATCTCGGTGCCAAAGGGAAATTGCTGTTTGGAAAACGGTTCAAGATCTACAAGGGGGACAAAGAAATACTTCTTAAACTTTGCTCTTATTTCATCAAAGATCCTATTAACTGTAAAAAATATGAAATAGATCCTAACAAAGGTTTGCTGCTCTCAGGGCCTGTAGGTTGTGGAAAGACCAGCCTCATGAAGCTTTTACCAAACCTGGTGCCTCACCAGCGAAAATATGCAGTAATGCCCTGTAGGAACATCGTATTCGCTTTTAATCACCTGGGATACAAAACAATTGAGGATTATGGAGAAAGCGGTGTTTTCTGTTTTGACGATATGGGAGTTGAACCGATTGGAAGACACTATGGAAAAGATTGTAATGTAATCGGAGAAATTCTGCTTTCCAGATATGAATTATTTTTACATACACCTTTAAAAACTCATGGCACAACAAACCTGAACGCCGATGAGTTAGAAGAGAAATATGGAGAACGGGTAAGAAGTAGAATGCGCGAATTATTTAATCTAATAGCCTTTGAGCAGAATACTCCTGATAAAAGGAAGTGA
- a CDS encoding PepSY-like domain-containing protein — protein MRVKNKKDMKSLKVAALALLATATVSAQDLKKEEVPSDLMSNFEKEYANATDVEWEKEDELYKVEFDMDRNEYELWYDASGRMTKIEKELKVTELPQAIKSKISSSYASYKIDDIEIKEENEKTTYEVELEDGRKEITVIFDESGSVIKEFED, from the coding sequence ATGAGGGTTAAAAATAAGAAAGATATGAAAAGTTTAAAAGTAGCTGCACTTGCCTTACTTGCAACTGCAACAGTAAGTGCCCAGGATTTAAAAAAGGAGGAAGTCCCATCTGATTTGATGTCTAATTTCGAAAAAGAGTACGCTAACGCTACAGATGTAGAATGGGAAAAAGAAGACGAATTGTACAAAGTGGAATTTGACATGGACCGCAACGAATATGAGCTTTGGTATGATGCATCCGGGAGAATGACCAAAATAGAAAAAGAATTGAAGGTTACAGAATTGCCTCAAGCTATTAAATCTAAAATCAGTAGCTCTTACGCTTCATATAAAATTGATGATATTGAAATCAAGGAAGAAAATGAAAAAACTACCTATGAAGTTGAACTAGAAGATGGTAGAAAAGAAATAACTGTGATTTTCGACGAATCCGGTTCTGTAATCAAGGAGTTTGAAGATTAG
- a CDS encoding TraG family conjugative transposon ATPase has translation MKSLKLSAYHPISDIQENIIFSTNGNVVACYEVILPEIYSLSEKDFEDLHNIWFQAIKSLPAGTVIHKQDIYLKKSYSSERLPKSTYLAEATHTYFKRRNYIDHSSYLFFISSRNKALNNPKFVNPFRQIQKAVISELDENVKAFLNSVRDAVSFINNSRKINLIPAQEGMIQNLTNAYFNGFNEGFDTDILLDKEQFNIGKNYFDVLAVNSELCFGENVQTSKTNDRFTSDDFKFHQGFIDGFGLALKENHIVNQVLYLDDKHKWRKLLDKKVEELKKSSNFGSQNKVILGKIQDILEQINADDTSRIIRGHLNIIFWDQEIKTLNTIASRIKTEFKELDIVPYYPKGTERKNYILNSYCCFSSNFSNEDLYVTDLKHGLCLLLNNTNYKSDPEGIIFNDREHNIPVVKDVWDEAKKRIKARNFAIFAPTGEGKSFLANNILRQYFENGVRLVIIDLGGSYTKFAKLYPGKFTVLRYESGKNLGINPFYVHDTSDISPERLEELSVFLFELLASGHKITKAESVSIKKILRFYYDSLPANHSLNNFYHFIENNQKDLLEGLKIHADYFNISNFLHIMSEYVDDGLYSFLFEVNEDQTYKIEDKRLIVFELDEVKDNKEILSVMLKLIKSAIQRTIWRNRSEKGIILFDEFAKQLKFENVLESVEFYYQAIRKQNGAIGIILQSINQLPENSTSASILENTQVIYSLHNEKGYEELVRRLKLSSHDLNQLKSIRNNLTGDRKYTEIFIKIGKESNVFRLEVPREVYAAYLTDGSENEQIMALYEKHKSMEQAINEFISKTR, from the coding sequence ATGAAAAGCCTTAAACTTTCTGCATACCATCCAATTTCAGATATTCAGGAGAATATCATCTTTTCCACTAACGGTAATGTGGTGGCTTGCTATGAGGTAATTTTACCGGAAATCTATTCCTTATCTGAAAAGGATTTTGAAGATCTGCACAATATTTGGTTCCAGGCAATTAAAAGCCTACCGGCCGGAACGGTAATTCATAAACAGGATATCTATCTGAAGAAGTCTTATTCTTCGGAACGTTTACCTAAATCTACCTATTTAGCAGAGGCAACACATACATATTTCAAAAGGCGAAATTATATTGATCATAGCTCTTACCTCTTTTTCATTTCAAGCCGTAATAAGGCACTTAATAATCCCAAATTCGTAAATCCTTTCCGGCAAATTCAGAAAGCTGTTATCAGCGAGTTGGATGAAAATGTAAAGGCCTTTTTAAACTCGGTTAGAGATGCGGTTTCATTTATCAATAACAGTCGCAAGATCAACCTAATTCCAGCGCAAGAAGGTATGATCCAGAACCTGACCAATGCTTATTTCAATGGGTTTAATGAAGGTTTTGATACCGATATACTCCTGGATAAGGAACAGTTCAACATTGGAAAAAACTATTTTGATGTGCTTGCTGTCAATAGTGAGCTATGCTTTGGGGAAAACGTTCAAACTAGCAAGACCAATGATAGGTTCACTTCAGATGACTTTAAATTTCATCAGGGATTTATTGACGGGTTTGGACTTGCCTTAAAAGAAAATCATATTGTTAACCAGGTTCTTTATTTAGACGACAAGCATAAATGGAGAAAACTGCTTGATAAGAAAGTCGAGGAATTAAAAAAAAGCTCCAATTTCGGATCTCAGAACAAGGTAATCCTTGGGAAAATTCAGGATATCCTGGAGCAGATCAACGCCGATGATACTTCCCGGATCATCAGGGGGCATTTGAACATAATTTTCTGGGATCAGGAGATCAAAACCCTGAATACGATTGCTTCAAGAATTAAAACCGAATTCAAGGAGCTTGACATCGTTCCCTATTACCCGAAAGGAACAGAACGCAAAAATTACATTCTGAATAGCTACTGTTGCTTCTCTTCTAACTTTTCGAATGAGGATCTATATGTAACCGATCTTAAACATGGACTCTGCCTCTTACTAAATAACACAAATTATAAATCAGATCCTGAAGGCATTATTTTCAATGACCGGGAGCATAACATTCCTGTTGTTAAAGATGTCTGGGATGAAGCCAAGAAACGAATCAAAGCACGAAACTTCGCGATCTTCGCTCCTACTGGAGAAGGAAAATCATTCCTGGCTAATAATATCCTTCGGCAGTACTTTGAAAACGGGGTTCGCCTGGTCATAATCGATTTAGGAGGATCTTATACCAAGTTTGCTAAACTTTATCCTGGTAAGTTCACCGTTTTACGCTACGAAAGCGGAAAGAATTTAGGAATTAATCCCTTCTATGTCCATGACACCTCAGATATAAGCCCAGAACGCCTGGAAGAACTTTCGGTATTCCTGTTTGAACTATTGGCCTCAGGCCATAAGATCACCAAGGCCGAATCGGTTTCTATCAAAAAGATATTGCGCTTTTATTACGATAGTCTTCCAGCTAATCATTCCCTGAATAACTTTTATCATTTTATTGAAAACAACCAAAAGGATCTCCTGGAGGGTCTGAAGATCCATGCGGATTACTTCAATATTTCAAACTTTCTCCACATCATGTCTGAATATGTAGATGACGGTCTCTACAGTTTCCTGTTCGAGGTAAATGAGGACCAAACATATAAGATTGAAGATAAACGACTGATCGTTTTCGAATTGGATGAAGTAAAGGATAACAAGGAAATCCTATCCGTCATGTTGAAGCTTATCAAATCGGCTATCCAGAGAACAATCTGGAGAAACAGGTCAGAGAAAGGAATTATCCTCTTTGATGAATTTGCCAAGCAATTAAAGTTCGAGAATGTCCTGGAAAGCGTGGAGTTCTATTACCAGGCCATCCGGAAACAGAACGGTGCCATTGGCATTATCCTGCAATCCATAAATCAGCTTCCGGAGAATAGTACTTCAGCAAGTATCCTTGAGAATACCCAGGTGATCTATAGCCTTCATAATGAAAAAGGATATGAGGAACTGGTTAGGAGATTAAAGTTGTCAAGCCATGATCTAAACCAGTTAAAATCGATACGAAACAATCTTACCGGTGATCGAAAATACACCGAGATATTCATAAAAATAGGTAAGGAAAGCAATGTATTTCGCCTGGAAGTTCCCAGAGAAGTATATGCAGCCTATCTCACCGATGGATCTGAAAACGAGCAGATAATGGCTCTTTATGAAAAACATAAATCCATGGAACAAGCAATTAATGAATTTATCTCAAAAACCCGATAA
- a CDS encoding HAMP domain-containing sensor histidine kinase, with protein MKLLNYTTRYFAIILLILLSVWAVLFYFEMLDEIYDSMDDGLENQKMLVIRRVKEDAAILEKNEFGEGYYTIKKVELENVQNLKDNYRDTLMYMHNEEDFEPVRLLESVFQQNGEYYKLKVITSMVEEDDLIEDLLYSLLWLYLGLIFSIILLNNIVLKKVWNPFYKLISELKNFNIEKDENIKVEKTSIEEFNLLNKQIQQLLQKSKDSFTGQKQFIENASHELQTPLAISINKLELYIENNELNEDELKQIAAVLNNLERLTRFNKSLLLLSKIENQQFVAEERVSINTIIENLVDDFSDFSRHKNMEVVMDLKEAIEFEMNKDLAIILFTNLIKNAIFHGESGSKIEIKTDNSIVNISNFSENKELKKEKLFTRLYKIRDKNSNGLGLAISKAIADEYNLALSYHFDEKHIFKVGFPKK; from the coding sequence ATGAAACTGCTGAATTATACCACCCGGTATTTTGCAATTATCCTTTTGATCTTGCTTTCAGTATGGGCTGTTTTATTCTATTTTGAAATGCTGGATGAAATATATGATAGCATGGATGATGGACTTGAAAACCAGAAAATGTTGGTGATACGTCGTGTGAAAGAAGATGCTGCTATTTTAGAGAAAAATGAGTTCGGGGAAGGCTATTATACTATTAAAAAAGTGGAATTAGAAAATGTTCAAAACCTCAAGGACAATTATCGCGACACCTTAATGTATATGCATAATGAAGAAGATTTTGAACCCGTACGCTTACTGGAAAGTGTTTTTCAGCAAAATGGGGAATATTATAAGTTAAAGGTGATTACCTCCATGGTAGAGGAGGACGATCTTATTGAAGACCTGTTGTATTCTCTGCTGTGGTTATATTTAGGACTAATATTTTCTATTATTCTTCTGAATAACATTGTGCTAAAAAAAGTATGGAACCCTTTTTATAAGCTTATAAGTGAGCTTAAAAATTTCAATATTGAAAAAGATGAAAATATAAAGGTCGAAAAAACTTCTATTGAAGAATTCAATTTGCTTAATAAGCAAATTCAGCAGCTATTGCAAAAATCCAAAGATAGTTTTACCGGGCAAAAGCAGTTTATTGAAAATGCCTCCCACGAGTTACAGACCCCTTTGGCAATTAGTATTAATAAACTGGAATTATATATTGAAAACAACGAGCTAAACGAGGATGAACTAAAGCAAATCGCTGCGGTACTTAATAACCTGGAGCGTTTAACCCGATTTAATAAATCTTTATTGCTATTAAGTAAAATTGAAAATCAGCAGTTTGTTGCCGAAGAAAGAGTGTCTATAAATACCATTATCGAAAATCTGGTGGATGACTTTTCAGATTTTTCAAGGCATAAAAATATGGAGGTGGTTATGGATCTAAAGGAAGCGATAGAATTTGAAATGAACAAGGATCTAGCAATTATTCTTTTCACCAACCTCATTAAAAATGCCATTTTTCATGGTGAAAGCGGAAGTAAGATTGAAATTAAAACTGATAATAGCATAGTCAATATTTCCAATTTTTCGGAAAATAAAGAACTTAAAAAGGAAAAATTATTTACCCGGCTTTATAAAATAAGGGACAAAAATTCAAACGGACTTGGCCTGGCAATCTCAAAAGCCATAGCCGACGAATATAACCTCGCGCTGTCATATCACTTTGATGAAAAGCATATTTTTAAAGTAGGGTTTCCCAAGAAATAA
- a CDS encoding response regulator transcription factor produces MKILIIEDEQEMLENMQNSLEKEEFVVETASSYREAFSKIGVYEYDCILLDISLPDGDGFQILKELKNKGILDSVIIVSAKDSLDDKIKGLDLGADDYLPKPFHMAELHARINAVLRRKKLEGSNILQIGNVSIDMDKHVVSIDKTEITLNRKEFDILMYLATNKDRLVNKSALAEHVWGDYIDQSDNFEFIYSQIKNLRKKLNEQNAEIEIKAVYGIGYKLIGL; encoded by the coding sequence ATGAAAATACTAATTATAGAAGACGAACAGGAAATGCTCGAAAACATGCAGAATTCTCTAGAAAAAGAAGAATTTGTGGTGGAAACAGCTAGCAGTTACAGGGAAGCTTTTTCGAAAATTGGTGTTTACGAATATGATTGTATTTTACTGGATATCTCTCTGCCCGATGGGGATGGGTTTCAGATTCTTAAGGAGTTAAAAAATAAAGGAATTTTAGACAGTGTGATCATAGTTTCAGCTAAAGATTCCCTGGACGATAAAATTAAGGGACTGGATCTGGGCGCCGATGATTATTTGCCCAAACCTTTTCATATGGCAGAATTACATGCCAGGATCAATGCGGTTTTAAGGCGGAAAAAATTGGAAGGTTCCAATATTCTGCAAATCGGAAATGTTTCTATAGATATGGATAAACATGTGGTGTCTATTGATAAAACTGAAATCACTTTAAACAGAAAAGAATTTGATATCCTGATGTACCTTGCCACCAACAAAGACCGCTTGGTCAATAAATCGGCGCTTGCCGAGCATGTTTGGGGCGATTATATTGACCAGTCAGATAATTTTGAATTTATCTATTCGCAAATAAAAAACTTGCGAAAAAAGCTGAATGAACAAAACGCAGAAATTGAAATTAAAGCCGTTTATGGAATTGGATACAAATTAATAGGCTTATGA
- a CDS encoding conjugal transfer protein has product MKNKIFTLVLALAFTFIMPGRATAQGMPVYDNTNFLSLAKSLIESAKQTSQLLKTVDFLRQQKENLEKVNNVVKQLQAVQEITKNNQRLFDLVREDLQEILNSPYIKPEEINRISESFNSIIQNSLDDLAFIDQILSSDYLKMTDAERAAILKEKEIQSKEMVSEIQLKTQRYRDIISFREMQDKINNRETGF; this is encoded by the coding sequence ATGAAAAACAAGATTTTCACCCTGGTACTGGCTTTGGCATTTACCTTTATAATGCCTGGAAGAGCAACCGCACAAGGGATGCCCGTATATGATAATACTAATTTTCTAAGCCTGGCAAAATCCCTAATCGAATCGGCTAAACAAACATCCCAGTTGCTCAAAACGGTAGATTTTCTAAGGCAGCAAAAAGAAAACCTCGAAAAGGTTAATAATGTGGTCAAACAATTACAGGCTGTACAGGAAATTACCAAGAATAATCAACGGCTTTTTGACCTGGTAAGAGAGGATCTTCAAGAGATACTTAATTCTCCCTATATCAAACCGGAAGAAATTAACCGCATTTCAGAATCCTTTAATTCAATTATCCAGAATTCCCTGGATGACCTTGCTTTTATAGATCAGATCCTTTCCAGTGATTATTTAAAAATGACCGATGCAGAACGTGCCGCCATTTTAAAAGAAAAGGAAATTCAGTCCAAAGAAATGGTTTCTGAAATCCAGCTTAAAACCCAGCGCTATCGTGATATCATTTCCTTCAGGGAGATGCAGGATAAGATCAATAATCGGGAAACCGGGTTTTAA
- a CDS encoding AraC family transcriptional regulator, with the protein MTIIISFINDKHLLLSSLAFYIILVLYNLLLNSNLIIDKMIFYYQIKDKRNYILICIISILFNNGSLIAQKGIRKNKTDYSVNIPYQKFHELEENALAESNLGNLREIVKFHLRRAKKENNNIEIGRAFYYRILTEEPELGLIYSDSMINITENSLHPNYPTLGYILKGNILYDQGKFQLALDNFLIAYNLAIQKDNIEDQRDISLAIAAIRNINGQHDAAVDIYTRVLNLLKEKSSPVEFYDDFSTLYYNLSLTHLRLSQLDSAKFYVQQGIDLSSIKNKKEDFKDFVLVDAQINYFNKDYNRSKDTLLKYINGLEGTSKAIKLYYLGKIENYKGNKEAAINYFENIDSIVSSTQDPFEEVKDVYHQLIINSTLNNHAKEQIGYIEKLIYYDSILSLDHQNVTNKAVVGYDIPDLQRQKNKAENQLKAQSQYIILVAILAVLAIFTVIYLHIRSQKMNARLKLLMKGQEIEEEKNITIKDHPSSVPEEIRKDLLEKLVLFENSEQFMSKDLDMYSLAQHMRTNTTYLSIVINHYKKMNFPTYIKDLKIKMAINQLSKNPDLLKYNYQGLAEIFGFKTGESFSKAFFKKTGVYPSKYLKELRIR; encoded by the coding sequence TTGACGATTATTATATCATTTATAAATGACAAGCATCTTCTTCTATCTTCTCTTGCGTTTTATATTATTTTAGTTCTTTATAACCTATTGTTAAACAGCAACCTAATAATTGATAAGATGATTTTTTATTACCAAATAAAGGATAAACGAAATTATATTTTGATATGTATAATTTCTATTTTATTCAATAACGGATCTTTAATAGCTCAAAAGGGAATACGTAAAAATAAGACTGACTATTCAGTTAATATACCCTATCAGAAATTTCATGAACTTGAGGAGAATGCTCTGGCTGAGTCGAATTTAGGTAATCTTCGGGAGATTGTGAAATTTCATCTTAGGAGGGCCAAAAAAGAAAATAATAACATTGAAATAGGCAGAGCCTTTTATTATAGAATTTTAACTGAGGAACCTGAACTAGGATTGATTTATTCAGATTCCATGATTAATATTACCGAAAACAGCCTACATCCAAACTATCCGACTCTTGGCTATATTCTTAAAGGAAACATTCTTTATGATCAGGGAAAATTTCAGCTTGCCCTGGATAACTTTTTAATAGCTTATAATCTGGCCATACAAAAGGATAATATTGAAGATCAGCGCGATATTTCTCTGGCCATCGCTGCCATAAGGAATATTAACGGACAACATGATGCCGCTGTTGATATATATACGCGTGTACTTAATTTATTAAAGGAAAAATCAAGTCCAGTGGAATTCTACGACGACTTTTCTACTTTATATTATAATCTCTCCCTTACACATTTGAGATTATCCCAACTCGACTCTGCAAAATTTTATGTCCAACAGGGCATTGATTTATCCAGTATAAAGAATAAGAAAGAAGATTTTAAAGATTTTGTCCTGGTGGATGCGCAAATAAATTATTTCAATAAGGATTATAATAGGTCGAAAGATACACTGTTGAAATATATTAATGGATTAGAGGGAACCAGCAAGGCTATCAAACTTTACTATTTAGGAAAAATTGAAAACTATAAGGGGAATAAAGAAGCGGCCATTAATTATTTCGAAAATATAGATTCGATAGTCTCATCGACACAGGACCCTTTTGAGGAAGTTAAAGATGTTTATCACCAATTAATAATCAATTCGACTTTAAATAATCATGCGAAAGAACAAATAGGATACATTGAAAAGCTTATCTATTATGATAGCATCCTATCCCTTGACCATCAAAATGTAACCAATAAGGCTGTAGTTGGATATGATATTCCAGATCTTCAAAGACAAAAAAACAAAGCTGAAAACCAACTTAAGGCACAAAGCCAATATATAATTTTAGTCGCCATTCTGGCCGTTCTAGCAATTTTTACTGTTATATACTTACATATTCGATCACAAAAAATGAATGCCAGATTAAAACTTCTCATGAAAGGACAGGAAATAGAGGAGGAAAAAAACATTACAATTAAAGACCACCCCTCATCCGTACCAGAAGAAATCAGAAAGGATCTTTTAGAAAAACTGGTTTTATTTGAAAATTCAGAGCAATTTATGAGTAAAGATTTAGATATGTATAGTCTTGCTCAGCACATGAGAACCAACACCACCTATTTATCGATTGTTATCAATCATTATAAAAAGATGAATTTCCCAACCTATATAAAGGATTTAAAGATTAAAATGGCAATAAATCAGCTAAGTAAAAACCCAGACTTATTGAAATATAATTACCAAGGCCTGGCGGAAATTTTTGGTTTTAAAACAGGAGAATCATTTTCGAAAGCCTTTTTTAAAAAAACAGGGGTTTACCCTTCAAAATATTTAAAGGAATTAAGAATACGCTAG
- a CDS encoding chloride channel protein, with translation MKTKNKRKLITYLNILDQPLKFNPFLFSRTFFLWALLGILGGLISGTYWIILEFLTHGLAFFDGWLVIPTMAVAGLLAGFIIHVIGDPGEIHLIVNNIRFNKGKLDPKNNPSMVLSSLLCVASGGSLGPEAPLVQVTGSTGTWLGRVLRMKGEELRSMSIAGMASGFTALFGAPLGGSLFSLEILHHKHAVEYYKAIIPAFVASCFSYIIFALIIHLGLGPIWDLPSYEMQDKFDFVYAILFGVAGTIIAWTFIFCTKILKIAFQKINFPIYIKTLIGGVILGVIAFYYPLTRYFGHHQINDLLLNNLSLQFLLAILVFKIIAIAVTVTSGWRGGFIIPLFFTGATLGLIIHHLFPETNLSLAVITCMAAINSCVTRTPMSTTILLATLTGFTYFIPILFASLTGYFLAPRIPFIGSQMEKPLYLE, from the coding sequence TTGAAAACAAAGAACAAGCGGAAACTAATTACCTATCTAAATATTTTAGATCAGCCCTTAAAGTTTAATCCTTTTCTATTCAGCAGAACATTTTTTCTCTGGGCACTTCTAGGTATTCTTGGCGGACTTATTTCCGGTACTTATTGGATTATACTAGAATTTTTAACCCATGGCTTGGCTTTTTTTGATGGCTGGCTGGTGATCCCTACAATGGCGGTTGCCGGGCTTCTGGCCGGTTTTATTATTCATGTTATTGGAGATCCGGGGGAAATCCATTTAATCGTCAATAATATCAGGTTTAATAAAGGTAAACTAGATCCAAAAAACAATCCGTCTATGGTGCTTTCATCTTTACTTTGTGTGGCTTCTGGCGGTAGCCTTGGACCCGAAGCTCCTTTAGTACAGGTAACGGGATCTACCGGAACCTGGCTTGGGAGAGTATTGAGAATGAAAGGTGAAGAGCTTCGGTCTATGAGTATAGCCGGGATGGCTTCAGGCTTTACTGCTTTATTTGGAGCTCCCTTGGGAGGAAGTTTGTTTTCATTGGAAATTTTGCATCACAAACATGCCGTAGAATATTACAAAGCAATCATTCCAGCCTTTGTGGCCAGTTGCTTCAGCTATATTATATTCGCGTTAATCATACATTTAGGACTTGGTCCAATTTGGGACCTACCCTCTTATGAAATGCAGGATAAATTTGATTTTGTCTATGCGATCCTTTTTGGCGTGGCGGGAACCATCATTGCCTGGACTTTTATTTTCTGTACTAAAATTTTAAAAATTGCTTTTCAAAAAATTAATTTTCCTATATATATCAAAACCTTAATAGGTGGGGTGATTTTAGGAGTAATTGCTTTCTATTATCCGCTCACCCGTTACTTCGGACACCATCAGATAAATGACCTCCTCCTGAATAATCTCTCCCTACAGTTCCTTCTTGCGATATTAGTTTTTAAAATAATTGCCATTGCTGTTACCGTAACTTCCGGATGGCGTGGAGGATTTATTATTCCATTATTTTTTACTGGGGCTACATTAGGATTGATTATTCACCATTTATTTCCTGAAACTAATTTGTCCCTGGCAGTAATTACCTGCATGGCAGCAATAAATTCTTGCGTTACAAGAACTCCCATGAGTACCACAATCCTACTAGCTACTCTTACAGGCTTCACCTACTTTATCCCTATATTGTTTGCTAGTTTAACAGGATATTTTCTAGCTCCCAGAATACCATTTATAGGTTCACAAATGGAAAAACCATTATACTTAGAATAA
- a CDS encoding helix-turn-helix domain-containing protein, with amino-acid sequence MASNIITTDDLREFKLELLEEFKSILSKQNTQLTLKRYLKSSEVMDLLQISPGTLQNLRINGTLPYTKIGGIIYYDAQEIQQIMEENRVQHNFNF; translated from the coding sequence ATGGCAAGCAATATTATCACCACAGATGACCTAAGAGAATTTAAACTTGAATTGCTCGAAGAATTTAAAAGTATTCTTTCTAAGCAAAATACCCAGTTAACTCTTAAACGATACTTGAAATCGTCTGAAGTCATGGACCTTCTACAAATCAGCCCTGGGACGTTACAAAATCTTCGAATCAATGGTACACTTCCCTACACTAAAATAGGCGGGATCATTTATTATGACGCCCAGGAAATTCAACAAATTATGGAAGAGAACCGGGTGCAGCACAATTTTAATTTTTAG
- a CDS encoding RteC domain-containing protein, giving the protein MVLVTENEVKNEIQEIEETFLNKNTIYLEVIKYCRNILEKYRKEIYLNGFPDTPSEILFFKVQKQIPLTYLVYYSNLYSYLNNFPKGGKKFQENFIELEINRLNNFFQHESEFSRYMELNHNHFDEFYFTRKYNFSLSCKTHHYFRDLNFSTSHDLVLSELNANGLYLRFLKKELENINDSNKANINIAKKLEWTESKAALIELIYALHEQKAFNGGRVDLKDIASFFQNVYDFDNADMYKTFTELKSRKKSQTQFLDELSFNLSSRMREI; this is encoded by the coding sequence ATGGTTTTGGTTACTGAAAATGAGGTGAAGAATGAAATCCAGGAAATTGAAGAAACCTTCCTGAATAAGAATACTATCTACTTAGAAGTAATTAAGTATTGCCGAAATATTTTAGAAAAATATAGAAAGGAAATTTATTTGAATGGCTTTCCTGATACTCCTTCCGAAATTCTTTTCTTTAAAGTTCAAAAGCAAATCCCTTTAACTTACTTGGTTTACTATTCTAATCTGTACTCTTACCTTAATAATTTTCCAAAAGGCGGAAAGAAATTCCAGGAAAATTTTATAGAACTCGAAATAAATAGGCTCAATAATTTTTTTCAGCACGAATCAGAATTCTCACGATACATGGAATTAAATCACAATCATTTTGATGAGTTCTACTTCACCAGAAAATATAATTTTTCCTTATCCTGTAAAACCCATCACTATTTCAGAGATCTTAATTTCAGTACTTCTCATGATTTAGTATTAAGTGAATTAAACGCAAACGGCCTGTATTTAAGGTTTTTGAAGAAAGAGTTAGAAAACATAAATGATTCCAATAAAGCTAACATCAATATCGCGAAAAAGCTGGAATGGACAGAAAGTAAAGCAGCATTAATTGAACTCATATATGCGCTACATGAGCAAAAAGCCTTTAATGGGGGCAGAGTGGACCTCAAAGACATTGCAAGTTTTTTTCAAAATGTTTATGACTTCGATAATGCAGATATGTACAAAACTTTCACAGAATTAAAATCCAGGAAAAAGAGCCAAACACAATTTTTAGATGAATTGTCCTTCAATCTATCTTCCCGAATGAGGGAGATCTAA